Part of the Paeniglutamicibacter sulfureus genome, CACCAGGTCTCCGGGCATGTCCCGGGGCTCCGCGCGCACGGTTTCTCGGTGGAGTCCCGCACCACTCTCGGCCCGGAAGGCGTTCCAAGCATGTTCTACCAATTTATGAAGCGGTTCATCGTGGGGCCGCTCGTAAACGTGTTCTTCCGCCCGTGGGTCAAGGGGCTGGAAAACATTCCTGCCTCCGGCGGCGCGATCCTGGCCAGCAACCACCTCTCGGTCTCCGACTCGATCTTCCTGCCCGTGGCCGTGAGCCGCCCGGTGATCTTCCTGGCGAAGATGGACTACTTCACCGGCAAGGGCCCCAAGGGACGGGTGACCGCCTGGTTCTTCCGGATGATCAACCAGCTGCCGATGGACCGCTCCGGCGGGGCGGCAAGCGCAAACTCCCTGGGAGCCGGGGCCCAGGCGCTTGTCGACGGAAGCCTGCTGGGCATCTACCCCGAGGGCACCCGCAGCCCCGACGGGCGCCTGTACCGCGGCAAGCTCGGGGTCGCCAAGCTCGCCCTGGAGGCAGGGGTCCCTGTCATCCCGATCGCCATGATCGGCACCGACAAGGTCCAGCCCATCGGCAAGCGCGTCCCGAACATCCGGCGCGTCGGCATGATCATCGGCGAACCGCTGGATTTCTCCCGCTATGCAGGAATGAGCGAGGACCGCTTTGTCCAGCGCTCGGTGGTCGACGAGATCATGTACGCGATCATGCGACTCTCCGGACAGGAATACGCCGACACCTATGCCGCCACCGTCAAGGCGCAGCTGGATGCCGAACGTCGCGAGGCCGGCAAGAAGAAATAGCTTCCTCCCCCCGCAGGGCCCGGCACTGTGAACCCGTCGACTCCGAGGGTTACGCACTGAATGTCCCGCGGACCCGAAAGCGGTTTAC contains:
- a CDS encoding lysophospholipid acyltransferase family protein, producing the protein MFYQFMKRFIVGPLVNVFFRPWVKGLENIPASGGAILASNHLSVSDSIFLPVAVSRPVIFLAKMDYFTGKGPKGRVTAWFFRMINQLPMDRSGGAASANSLGAGAQALVDGSLLGIYPEGTRSPDGRLYRGKLGVAKLALEAGVPVIPIAMIGTDKVQPIGKRVPNIRRVGMIIGEPLDFSRYAGMSEDRFVQRSVVDEIMYAIMRLSGQEYADTYAATVKAQLDAERREAGKKK